Proteins from one Gibbsiella quercinecans genomic window:
- a CDS encoding MysB family protein — MSLYATLEEAIDAAREEFIESSESTTDEPAVQQFNLQRYVMLDGDIMWQAEFFAEEGESTECLTFRSGDAAQAIFDGDFDEVEIREEWLDENTLYEWSEDDFQLEPPLDTEEGQTAADEWDER; from the coding sequence ATGAGCCTGTATGCAACGTTAGAAGAAGCCATTGACGCAGCGCGAGAAGAATTTATTGAATCCTCGGAAAGCACGACCGACGAGCCGGCCGTCCAGCAATTCAACTTGCAGCGCTATGTGATGCTAGACGGCGACATCATGTGGCAGGCGGAGTTCTTTGCCGAGGAAGGCGAATCGACGGAATGCCTGACGTTCCGCAGCGGTGACGCCGCGCAAGCGATTTTCGACGGTGACTTTGATGAAGTTGAAATCCGTGAAGAGTGGCTGGATGAGAACACGCTGTACGAATGGAGCGAAGACGATTTCCAACTCGAGCCGCCGCTGGATACCGAAGAAGGCCAAACCGCCGCTGACGAGTGGGACGAACGCTAA
- a CDS encoding YceK/YidQ family lipoprotein: MNFSFLARLAVLAASITLLSGCGSIISRTIPGAGHGHQYYPGVQWDLRDTPWRYITVIDVPLSMVVDTFMLPFDAQHGPYE, encoded by the coding sequence GTGAACTTTTCGTTTTTAGCCCGTCTGGCCGTGCTGGCGGCGAGCATCACGCTGCTTTCCGGCTGCGGCAGTATTATCAGCCGCACCATACCCGGTGCGGGGCATGGGCATCAATATTACCCCGGCGTGCAGTGGGATTTGCGTGATACGCCCTGGCGCTATATCACGGTGATAGACGTGCCGCTTTCCATGGTCGTCGATACCTTTATGTTGCCGTTCGACGCGCAGCACGGGCCGTATGAGTAA